The Glycine soja cultivar W05 chromosome 8, ASM419377v2, whole genome shotgun sequence genome has a window encoding:
- the LOC114422470 gene encoding protein TOPLESS-like isoform X2, translating to MKYFEDEVHNGNWDEVEKYLSGFTKVDDNRYSMKIFFEIRKQKYLEALDKHDRSKAVEILVKDLKVFATFNEELFKEITQLLTLENFRENEQLSKYGDTKSARAIMLVELKKLIEANPLFRDKLQFPNLKNSRLRTLINQSLNWQHQLCKNPRPNPDIKTLFVDHSCGQPNGARAPSPANNPLLGALPKAGGFPPLGAHGPFQPTPAPVPTPLAGWMSNPTTVAHAAVSGGGAIGLGAPSMPAALKHPRTPPTNPSVDYPSGDSDHVAKRTRPMGISDEVNLPVNVLSATFPGHGQHSQAFNAPDDIPKTVVRTLNQGSSPMSMDFHPMQQSLLLVGTHVGDIALWEVGSRERLVSRNFKVWDLSACSMPFQAALVKDPGVSVNRVIWSPDGALFGVAYSRHIVQIYSYHGGDEIRQHLEIDAHVGGVNDLAFSHPNKQLCVITCGDDKTIKVWDAASGAKQYTFEGHEAPVYSVCPHYKENIQFIFSTALDGKIKAWLYDNLGSRVDYEAPGRWCTTMAYSADGTRLFSCGTSKDGESSIVEWNESEGAVKRTYQGFRKRSLGVVQFDTTKNRFLAAGDDFSIKFWDMDNVQLLTTVDADGGLPASPRIRFNKDGTLLAVSANENGIKILANGDGIRLLRTLENSLYEASRASEALTKPTINPISAAAAAATSAALAERASSVVAIAGMNGDTRNLGDVKPRISEESNDKSKIWKLTEINEQSQCRSLKLPENVRVTKISRLIYTNSGNAILALASNAIHLLWKWQRNERNSSGKATATLQPQLWQPSSGILMTNDIADSNPEDAVPCFALSKNDSYVMSASGGKISLFNMMTFKTMTTFMPPPPAATFLAFHPQDNNIIAIGMDDSSIQIYNVRVDEVKSKLKGHTKRITGLAFSHVLNVLVSSGADAQICVWNTDGWEKQKSRFLQLPPGRTPPAQSDTRVQFHQDQIQFLVVHETQLAIYEATKLEGLKQWFPRDSSAPISYATFSCDSQLVYASFLDATICVFSASNLRLRCRINPSSYLPASVSSNIQPLVIAAHPQEPNQFALGLSDGGVHVFEPLESEGKWGVPPPIENGSASNVAATSVGPSDQAQR from the exons ATGAAATATTTTGAGGATGAAGTGCACAATGGCAATTGGGATGAGGTGGAGAAATACCTCTCTGGTTTCACAAAGGTGGATGATAATAGGTATTCCATGAAGATATTTTTTGAGATAAGGAAGCAGAAGTATCTGGAGGCTTTAGATAA GCATGACCGGTCCAAGGCTGTAGAAATATTAGTGAAGGATTTGAAAGTGTTTGCTACATTTAATGAAGAATTGTTCAAGGAAATCACACAGCTTCTTACATTGGAAAATTTCAG GGAAAATGAGCAATTGTCTAAGTATGGTGATACAAAATCTGCACGAGCAATCATGTTGGTTGAGCTCAAAAAGCTAATTGAAGCGAATCCCTTATTTCGTGACAAACTGCAATTTCCCAACCTTAAAAACTCAAGGTTACGGACTCTCATCAATCAAAG ccTAAATTGGCAGCATCAACTTTGCAAGAATCCACGGCCAAATCCCGACATAAAAACTCTTTTTGTGGATCACTCATGTGGACAACCAAATGGTGCACGAGCTCCATCACCTGCTAATAACCCGCTATTAGGTGCCTTACCAAAGGCTGGAGGATTTCCTCCACTTGGTGCACATGGG CCTTTTCAGCCTACTCCAGCACCGGTGCCAACACCCCTGGCTGGTTGGATGTCAAATCCTACCACTGTAGCACATGCCGCAGTTTCTGGAGGTGGAGCTATAGGTCTTGGTGCTCCATCTATGCCTG CTGCTTTGAAGCATCCTAGGACCCCCCCAACTAATCCTTCTGTTGACTATCCATCTGGAGACTCAGATCATGTTGCTAAGAGAACAAGGCCAATGGGAATATCAGATGAG GTAAATCTTCCTGTCAATGTGTTGTCAGCTACATTCCCAGGTCATGGTCAACATAGTCAAGCTTTTAATGCACCTGATGACATACCTAAGACTGTTGTGCGAACTCTTAATCAGGGTTCATCTCCTATGAGCATGGACTTTCATCCAATGCAACAATCTTTACTTCTTG TTGGTACACATGTGGGGGACATTGCTTTGTGGGAGGTGGGTTCTAGGGAGCGGTTGGTCTCAAGGAATTTCAAAGTTTGGGATCTTAGTGCATGTTCAATGCCATTTCAG GCTGCTCTTGTCAAAGATCCGGGTGTTTCTGTCAATCGTGTAATTTGGAGTCCTGATGGtgctttatttg GAGTTGCTTACTCAAGGCACATTGTTCAGATATACTCTTACCATGGTGGGGATGAAATACGACAGCACCTGGAG ATTGATGCTCATGTTGGTGGAGTAAATGATCTGGCATTTTCCCATCCAAATAAGCAACTATGCGTGATAACTTGTGGTGATGATAAAACCATTAAG GTATGGGATGCTGCTTCGGGTGCAAAGCAGTATACTTTTGAAGGTCATGAGGCTCCTGTTTATTCTGTCTGCCCACATTATAAAGAAAACATTCAG TTCATCTTTTCAACAGCATTagatggaaaaataaaagcatggtTGTATGACAATTTGGGATCTCGTGTTGATTATGAAGCTCCTGGTCGTTGGTGCACAACCATGGCTTATAGTGCTGATGGTACAAG GCTCTTTTCATGTGGGACAAGCAAAGATGGGGAATCCTCCATTGTTGAATGGAATGAAAGTGAAGGAGCTGTTAAAAGGACTTATCAAGGATTTCGCAAGCGATCTTTGGGTGTTGTGCAATTTGATACTACCAAAAATCGATTTTTGGCTGCTGGTGATGATTTCTCCATCAAATTCTGGGATATGGATAATGTTCAGCTTTTGACTACTGTTGATGCTGATGGGGGTCTCCCt GCGAGCCCACGCATTCGCTTCAACAAGGATGGAACACTTTTAGCTGTCTCTGCAAATGAGAatggaattaaaattttagcCAATGGGGATGGTATTCGTTTGTTGCGTACGCTAGAGAATTCTTTATATGAAGCATCAAGAGCATCTGAAGCCTTGACAAAG CCTACAATTAATCCAATTTCTGCTGCTGCCGCTGCTGCAACCAGTGCTGCACTGGCAGAGAGGGCTTCATCTGTAGTAGCTATTGCTGGAATG AATGGGGATACCCGAAACTTGGGTGATGTTAAACCTAGAATAAGTGAAGAATCCAATGACAAGTCAAAGATATGGAAGCTCACTGAAATCAATGAACAATCTCAATGTAGATCCTTGAAACTACCGGAGAATGTAAGAGTAACCAAG ATATCAAGGTTGATATATACAAATTCAGGTAATGCTATTCTGGCATTAGCATCAAATGCCATTCACCTGCTCTGGAAATGGCAGCGAAATGAGCGTAACTCATCTGGCAAG GCCACTGCTACCTTGCAACCTCAGTTGTGGCAACCATCGAGTGGCATCCTGATGACAAATGACATTGCTGATAGCAATCCTGAGGATGCTGTACCCTGCTTTGCGTTGTCCAAAAATGACTCGTATGTAATGTCTGCATCAGGAGGGAAGATATCTCTGTTTAATATGATGACTTTTAAG ACTATGACAACTTTCATGCCTCCGCCACCTGCGGCAacctttctagctttccatccTCAGGATAACAATATTATCGCTATAGGCATGGATGATTCCtctattcaaatatataatgtCCGTGTTGATGAG GTTAAAAGTAAACTCAAAGGGCATACTAAAAGAATTACTGGTCTTGCTTTCTCTCATGTATTGAATGTATTAGTTTCATCTGGAGCTGATGCTCAG ATTTGTGTTTGGAATACTGATGGATGGGAAAAGCAGAAGTCTAGATTCTTGCAGCTTCCTCCTGGGAGAACACCACCAGCACAGTCAGATACCCGTGTACAATTTCATCAAGATCAAATACAGTTCTTGGTTGTACATGAAACTCAGCTCGCCATTTATGAAGCAACTAAATTAGAAGGACTAAAGCAG TGGTTCCCGCGAGACTCATCTGCACCAATATCGTATGCAACTTTCTCATGTGATAGCCAGCTGGTATATGCCAGCTTTTTAGATGCAACAATCTGTGTATTTAGTGCTTCAAACCTCAGATTACGTTGTCGGATCAATCCTTCTTCATATCTTCCTGCAAGTGTCAG TTCCAACATACAACCACTTGTAATCGCTGCACACCCACAAGAACCAAATCAGTTTGCTTTAGGACTGTCGGACGGTGGAGTTCATGTTTTTGAACCCCTTGAATCTGAAGGCAAGTGGGGTGTGCCTCCTCCGATTGAGAATGGGTCTGCAAGCAATGTGGCAGCTACTTCAGTTGGACCTTCAGATCAAGCTCAAAGATGA
- the LOC114422470 gene encoding topless-related protein 1-like isoform X1 — translation MSSLSRELVFLILQFLDEEKFKETVHKLEQESGFFFNMKYFEDEVHNGNWDEVEKYLSGFTKVDDNRYSMKIFFEIRKQKYLEALDKHDRSKAVEILVKDLKVFATFNEELFKEITQLLTLENFRENEQLSKYGDTKSARAIMLVELKKLIEANPLFRDKLQFPNLKNSRLRTLINQSLNWQHQLCKNPRPNPDIKTLFVDHSCGQPNGARAPSPANNPLLGALPKAGGFPPLGAHGPFQPTPAPVPTPLAGWMSNPTTVAHAAVSGGGAIGLGAPSMPAALKHPRTPPTNPSVDYPSGDSDHVAKRTRPMGISDEVNLPVNVLSATFPGHGQHSQAFNAPDDIPKTVVRTLNQGSSPMSMDFHPMQQSLLLVGTHVGDIALWEVGSRERLVSRNFKVWDLSACSMPFQAALVKDPGVSVNRVIWSPDGALFGVAYSRHIVQIYSYHGGDEIRQHLEIDAHVGGVNDLAFSHPNKQLCVITCGDDKTIKVWDAASGAKQYTFEGHEAPVYSVCPHYKENIQFIFSTALDGKIKAWLYDNLGSRVDYEAPGRWCTTMAYSADGTRLFSCGTSKDGESSIVEWNESEGAVKRTYQGFRKRSLGVVQFDTTKNRFLAAGDDFSIKFWDMDNVQLLTTVDADGGLPASPRIRFNKDGTLLAVSANENGIKILANGDGIRLLRTLENSLYEASRASEALTKPTINPISAAAAAATSAALAERASSVVAIAGMNGDTRNLGDVKPRISEESNDKSKIWKLTEINEQSQCRSLKLPENVRVTKISRLIYTNSGNAILALASNAIHLLWKWQRNERNSSGKATATLQPQLWQPSSGILMTNDIADSNPEDAVPCFALSKNDSYVMSASGGKISLFNMMTFKTMTTFMPPPPAATFLAFHPQDNNIIAIGMDDSSIQIYNVRVDEVKSKLKGHTKRITGLAFSHVLNVLVSSGADAQICVWNTDGWEKQKSRFLQLPPGRTPPAQSDTRVQFHQDQIQFLVVHETQLAIYEATKLEGLKQWFPRDSSAPISYATFSCDSQLVYASFLDATICVFSASNLRLRCRINPSSYLPASVSSNIQPLVIAAHPQEPNQFALGLSDGGVHVFEPLESEGKWGVPPPIENGSASNVAATSVGPSDQAQR, via the exons ATGTCTTCTCTCAGTAGGGAATTGGTGTTCCTGATCTTGCAGTTTCTCGATGAGGAAAAGTTCAAGGAGACTGTGCACAA gcTTGAGCAGGAGTCAGGGTTTTTCTTTAACATGAAATATTTTGAGGATGAAGTGCACAATGGCAATTGGGATGAGGTGGAGAAATACCTCTCTGGTTTCACAAAGGTGGATGATAATAGGTATTCCATGAAGATATTTTTTGAGATAAGGAAGCAGAAGTATCTGGAGGCTTTAGATAA GCATGACCGGTCCAAGGCTGTAGAAATATTAGTGAAGGATTTGAAAGTGTTTGCTACATTTAATGAAGAATTGTTCAAGGAAATCACACAGCTTCTTACATTGGAAAATTTCAG GGAAAATGAGCAATTGTCTAAGTATGGTGATACAAAATCTGCACGAGCAATCATGTTGGTTGAGCTCAAAAAGCTAATTGAAGCGAATCCCTTATTTCGTGACAAACTGCAATTTCCCAACCTTAAAAACTCAAGGTTACGGACTCTCATCAATCAAAG ccTAAATTGGCAGCATCAACTTTGCAAGAATCCACGGCCAAATCCCGACATAAAAACTCTTTTTGTGGATCACTCATGTGGACAACCAAATGGTGCACGAGCTCCATCACCTGCTAATAACCCGCTATTAGGTGCCTTACCAAAGGCTGGAGGATTTCCTCCACTTGGTGCACATGGG CCTTTTCAGCCTACTCCAGCACCGGTGCCAACACCCCTGGCTGGTTGGATGTCAAATCCTACCACTGTAGCACATGCCGCAGTTTCTGGAGGTGGAGCTATAGGTCTTGGTGCTCCATCTATGCCTG CTGCTTTGAAGCATCCTAGGACCCCCCCAACTAATCCTTCTGTTGACTATCCATCTGGAGACTCAGATCATGTTGCTAAGAGAACAAGGCCAATGGGAATATCAGATGAG GTAAATCTTCCTGTCAATGTGTTGTCAGCTACATTCCCAGGTCATGGTCAACATAGTCAAGCTTTTAATGCACCTGATGACATACCTAAGACTGTTGTGCGAACTCTTAATCAGGGTTCATCTCCTATGAGCATGGACTTTCATCCAATGCAACAATCTTTACTTCTTG TTGGTACACATGTGGGGGACATTGCTTTGTGGGAGGTGGGTTCTAGGGAGCGGTTGGTCTCAAGGAATTTCAAAGTTTGGGATCTTAGTGCATGTTCAATGCCATTTCAG GCTGCTCTTGTCAAAGATCCGGGTGTTTCTGTCAATCGTGTAATTTGGAGTCCTGATGGtgctttatttg GAGTTGCTTACTCAAGGCACATTGTTCAGATATACTCTTACCATGGTGGGGATGAAATACGACAGCACCTGGAG ATTGATGCTCATGTTGGTGGAGTAAATGATCTGGCATTTTCCCATCCAAATAAGCAACTATGCGTGATAACTTGTGGTGATGATAAAACCATTAAG GTATGGGATGCTGCTTCGGGTGCAAAGCAGTATACTTTTGAAGGTCATGAGGCTCCTGTTTATTCTGTCTGCCCACATTATAAAGAAAACATTCAG TTCATCTTTTCAACAGCATTagatggaaaaataaaagcatggtTGTATGACAATTTGGGATCTCGTGTTGATTATGAAGCTCCTGGTCGTTGGTGCACAACCATGGCTTATAGTGCTGATGGTACAAG GCTCTTTTCATGTGGGACAAGCAAAGATGGGGAATCCTCCATTGTTGAATGGAATGAAAGTGAAGGAGCTGTTAAAAGGACTTATCAAGGATTTCGCAAGCGATCTTTGGGTGTTGTGCAATTTGATACTACCAAAAATCGATTTTTGGCTGCTGGTGATGATTTCTCCATCAAATTCTGGGATATGGATAATGTTCAGCTTTTGACTACTGTTGATGCTGATGGGGGTCTCCCt GCGAGCCCACGCATTCGCTTCAACAAGGATGGAACACTTTTAGCTGTCTCTGCAAATGAGAatggaattaaaattttagcCAATGGGGATGGTATTCGTTTGTTGCGTACGCTAGAGAATTCTTTATATGAAGCATCAAGAGCATCTGAAGCCTTGACAAAG CCTACAATTAATCCAATTTCTGCTGCTGCCGCTGCTGCAACCAGTGCTGCACTGGCAGAGAGGGCTTCATCTGTAGTAGCTATTGCTGGAATG AATGGGGATACCCGAAACTTGGGTGATGTTAAACCTAGAATAAGTGAAGAATCCAATGACAAGTCAAAGATATGGAAGCTCACTGAAATCAATGAACAATCTCAATGTAGATCCTTGAAACTACCGGAGAATGTAAGAGTAACCAAG ATATCAAGGTTGATATATACAAATTCAGGTAATGCTATTCTGGCATTAGCATCAAATGCCATTCACCTGCTCTGGAAATGGCAGCGAAATGAGCGTAACTCATCTGGCAAG GCCACTGCTACCTTGCAACCTCAGTTGTGGCAACCATCGAGTGGCATCCTGATGACAAATGACATTGCTGATAGCAATCCTGAGGATGCTGTACCCTGCTTTGCGTTGTCCAAAAATGACTCGTATGTAATGTCTGCATCAGGAGGGAAGATATCTCTGTTTAATATGATGACTTTTAAG ACTATGACAACTTTCATGCCTCCGCCACCTGCGGCAacctttctagctttccatccTCAGGATAACAATATTATCGCTATAGGCATGGATGATTCCtctattcaaatatataatgtCCGTGTTGATGAG GTTAAAAGTAAACTCAAAGGGCATACTAAAAGAATTACTGGTCTTGCTTTCTCTCATGTATTGAATGTATTAGTTTCATCTGGAGCTGATGCTCAG ATTTGTGTTTGGAATACTGATGGATGGGAAAAGCAGAAGTCTAGATTCTTGCAGCTTCCTCCTGGGAGAACACCACCAGCACAGTCAGATACCCGTGTACAATTTCATCAAGATCAAATACAGTTCTTGGTTGTACATGAAACTCAGCTCGCCATTTATGAAGCAACTAAATTAGAAGGACTAAAGCAG TGGTTCCCGCGAGACTCATCTGCACCAATATCGTATGCAACTTTCTCATGTGATAGCCAGCTGGTATATGCCAGCTTTTTAGATGCAACAATCTGTGTATTTAGTGCTTCAAACCTCAGATTACGTTGTCGGATCAATCCTTCTTCATATCTTCCTGCAAGTGTCAG TTCCAACATACAACCACTTGTAATCGCTGCACACCCACAAGAACCAAATCAGTTTGCTTTAGGACTGTCGGACGGTGGAGTTCATGTTTTTGAACCCCTTGAATCTGAAGGCAAGTGGGGTGTGCCTCCTCCGATTGAGAATGGGTCTGCAAGCAATGTGGCAGCTACTTCAGTTGGACCTTCAGATCAAGCTCAAAGATGA